The DNA sequence AGATGTCTATTTCTGTTTGGTCTCCAGCACTCAATAAATATGGCAATTCACATGCAGGTACACTCGCACTACAAATGTTTACAGATAAAAGTGGACTTTCAATTTTTTAGACTTAAGGGGTAATAAAAGCATGAGAGATTACGCATCCGTACTATAGACGGATGCAGGAGGTTTAGCAAGAGTATGTAGAGACATACTCATATGCAGTTGGTCTTCCTTCTACAGGAATGACGTGTCTTTCGAATTGATAATCGACATAAGTTTTGATAAATTCTTCATCCATAACAGGCGCAAGGAAGTTATAATCTTTTTCAAGTCCTTCAAGTGCATCTCTAAAGCTATTTGGAAGTTCGGGAATCTTTCTCTCTTTAAGTTCATCTCTTGTTAACTCAAAAAGGTCTTCATTGAATGGTCCAACAAGATCATACCCACCTTTTTCGATACCATCAAGACCTGCCATCATAAGAACAGTAAAGGCAAGATATGGGCATGAAGTAGAGTCTGGGAAACGTGTTTCAATACGTGTTGCTTTTTCGCCCGCACCATAAGGGATACGACATGCAGCTGATCTATTTTGGCTTGAATATGTCAAAATACGTGGTGCTTCAAATCCTGGAAGGAGTCTTTTGTAAGAGTTGGTAGAAGCATTTGTAAATGCTGCAACCGCCTCTTTATGTGCAAAGATACCACTAAGGTAATCAAGTGCTGTTTTGGAGAGATTTGCATACTCACCCTCTTTGTAAAAGAGATTTTTGCCATTTTTCCAAAGAGACTGATGTACATGCATACCATTTCCATTATCATTGTAAATAGGTTTAGGCATGAATGTGGCTGTTTTCCCATTAAGGTGTGCAACCATCTTAACAACATATTTATACTTTTGTACATTATCAGCAGCGGTAATGATGTCAGAGAATACAATACCAATTTCACCCTGTCCCTGTGCCACTTCGTGGTGTCCAAGCACAACTTCAAGACCTACTTCTTCAAGAAGCAACATCATCTCCGCACGGAGATCTACCATGGAGTCTGTAGGCATAACTGGGAAATAGCCACCTTTGATTCTTGGTCTATGACCCATATTTCCAATCTCATCATAATCAGCCCCATCAGCCCAGTGACCTTCATCTGTTTCAACTCTAAAGGATTGGTGGTTGTCTTTGTCTTCAATTTTGACATCATCAAAAATAAAGAACTCATTTTCAGGACCAAAGTATGCTGCATCAGCCACGCCTTTTTCTTCAAGCACTTTCAGTGCTTTTTTAGCAATAGACCTTGGACATTTTGCATAAAGCTCATTTTTATAGATATCGTAAACATCACAGATAACAATCACTGTACTGTCTGCAGTAAATGGATCGAGAAATGCAGTGGGAACATCAGGCTTAAGAAGCATATCTGACTGGTTAATTGGTTGCCAGTTCTCAATAGAGGATCCATCGAATGGAAGACCAGCTTCAAGCATACCGTCATCGACAGCACTTCTTTTGTATGTAATGTGGTGCCATGCTCCTTTAATGTCTGTAAACCTAAAGTCAATGAACTCTACCTCGTTCTCCTTACAGAATGTATTAAATTCTGTTATATTGTTAACAAATTTACCCATTTATAATCCTCCTGATTAAAATTTTTCCCTACATTATAGCCACAATATTTTTAATCTTCTCCATAAGATTTGATTAAAAAGTAATCAATTCTCTCTCCCTCTTTTTGAAAGTAACAGCTTTAGTGTAACCTACCTCTTTTGCAATCATTGTTGCAGTTTCATATCCAAACCCAACTTGTTTCACAGCGTGTGCATCAGAAGAAAAGGTAATAGGAATATCCATATCATACGCCTCTTCAAGAAGTGCTTTTGAAGGGTAGAGTTCTCCAATAGGCTTACGTAGCCCAGCAGTATTGATTTCGAGTACCATATTATTTTTTTTAATAGTCTTGAGTGTATTTTTTGCAAGCAGGCGTACATCTTTTTTGGGCAGATATTTAAAAACTTTAATAAGATCAAGATGTCCAGCAATATCAAATTTACCTGATCTTGCCATCATCTCATTTGCCTCAAAATAGGCTTCCCATATCTCATCAATATCTCTATTTTTCCATCCACCAATAAATTCTGGATTATCAAAACCCCATTTATTAATAAAATGAACCGATCCAATGAGATAGTCCACATCAGCATTAAGTACCTGTTCATTCATGTGTTCAGGCAACCAGTCAACTTCATAGCCAAGCAATATGTCTATCTGCTCTTTGTATCTCTCTTTTGCACAGAGAATATCATGAACATAAGCATCCATTTCATCCAATGAGAGGCGGTACCCTTCGTCAAAATCCATTGGAGCATGTTCAGAAAAACCATAAATATCAATACCAAGATCTATCGCTTTTTGTATATATTCATCAACAGTACCTGTGGCATGGTTGCAACGTGTAGTGTGGTTATGTAGATCAATTCGTATTGTTTTCATGGGTACGATTCTAGCATAAAATCTCTCTTTTACTACTATTAGGATAAAATAGGAGTCAAATGTATCGTTTGATCTAACGCAAAAATTAGGACAAAAATGATAGAGAAAAATCAAGTAGAGCTCCTCGCTCCAGCAGGTAACCTTGAGAAGATGAAGATTGCTCTAAACTATGGGGCAGATGCTGTCTATGGGGGCACAAGTACTTTTTCACTTCGTATTCGCTCGGGTAAAGAGTTTGACATGGACTCTTTTGAGGAGGGAATTAACTATGCACACAAGAGAGGAAAAAAGGTCTATGCGACAGTCAACTCTTTTCCATTCAATTCCCAAATCAAGCTCTATGAAAACCATATTGCCAAGATTGCAACGCTCAAACCTGATGCACTTATTGTCTCCTCTCCAGGTGTCGTAAAAGTTGCCCACCATATAGCACCTGATATTCCTATCCACCTCTCTACACAGGCAAATGTAATGAATGCAATAGATGCAGAAGTCTACTATGATTTAGGCGTTAAGCGTATTATTGTGGCACGTGAGATTAGCCTCAAAGATTGCGAAGCTATCAAAAATCACTTACCTGATCTTGAATTAGAAGTGTTTGTGCATGGCTCAATGTGTTTTGCCTACAGTGGACGTTGCCTCATCTCTGCACTTCAGACAGGGCGTGTGCCTAATCGTGGAAGTTGTGCAAATGATTGTCGATTTCCATATGAGATTTATGCACACAACCCCCAAAGTGGTACAACCTTCCGCCTTGACGAAAAGGAGGGTGTTGGTACCTACATTATGAATGCTAAAGATATGAATATGGCTTCACATATTGATGAGATATTAAACAGTGGTGTAATCGATTCACTGAAGATCGAAGGTCGTACCAAATCACCTTACTATGCAGGGGTTGTCACCAAGGCTTACCGTCATGCTATTGATGATTATTGTGCTGGAGAGTATAATCCAGCATGTTACCAAAGAGAGTTGGGAACCACACAGAACCGTGGTTTTACTGATGCCTACCTCATTAGCCGTCCATTCGAACGAAATGATGCAGAGTCTCATACATTTTCTATTCAGTATGGTACACATCAGGTAGCAGGTCTTGTGAGCGAGGATGGGCTTAGTTGGAAATGTAAGGACAAGACTTGTGTAGGCGATAGTGTAGAGATTGTGCTTCCAATGGGTGCGACGGTAAAATTGGTTGACAATGAGATTGGCAAAATTAGTGAAGTAGCAGGGCAGTATTGGTTGACCTTTAAAAAGATTGAAACAGTTGACAATAAAGTACATGAGTGTGTCCACAGTGGATATCTTGAGCCAATGAAATTGCCAACACGACTTCCAAGCTATACGATTTTACGACGAAAGATTAGTGAAGCACTAGAGAAGAAAGGACTCAAAGAAGATTCTACTCCAATGAGCATGGAGCCTTGTTGTAGTGGATGATACCCTTTGTTTGTATGAATATAGACGTGAATGCAGGTGTTTGGATTGATGTATATATTTTCTCATTTAATTTAAAGGATAAATTATGAAATTTGTATCGATTGTCATGGGAAGTAAGAGTGATTATGCAATTATGCAAGAGTGTGCAAAAACATTAGAGAAGTTTGGTGTACCCTATGAGCTAATCATCTCTTCTGCACACAGAAGTCCAGAGAGAACCAAAACCTATATTAAGACTGCAGAAGAGAAGGGTGCACAGGTGTTCATTGCCGCAGCAGGTATGGCAGCACACCTTGCGGGTGCGGTTGCAGCAAGTACAACCAAGCCAGTATTGGGTGTACCCATGGAGAGTGGCCCACTCAAGGGGGAAGATGCACTTCTTTCAACAGTAATGATGCCTTCAGGTATGCCAGTAGGCACACTTGCCATTGGTAAAGCAGGTGCGGTCAATGCTGCCTACCTTGCCATCCAAATTATGGCACTACAGAATGATGAATTAAGGGTAAAACTTCAAGAAGACCGTATCTCCAAGGCAAAGAAGGTAGAGTTGGATTCTTTAGAAATTGAAGTCATTCTTTGATAGAATGAAGAGAGAAAAGTGAAGAATAAATAGTAAGATGGCTTAGCTATATTGTGCAGAAGAGTCAAAGTGATTGTAGTATAACTTATTGATTAATGTTGTTTTGGTATTATACCGTTAGAGAATAGCAGTAGATGAAGAAGGGGTAATAATGAGCGATGGGATAAAACTTTTTCTAAATGGTATCGCAAATAGTTTAAATACTAATGGCTATTATCATATAGTAACGCCTCCAAAAAAAATGGGTGTAACTACCAAAAAAATAAATGCTGAAAGATCAAAAATCCACAAAATAAAAGAACGGAAAATAAATGAAAGACTCGCAGAAATCACCACCTGATTTAATCGATGAAACTGAAGTTTTAGATGAGAAACCAAATCCCTCTCGAGAATCAAAGATTACTGCCACCTTTCATCAACAAAACAATTATCATCTATCACAAACAATTGACTTAGACCAACTATCAATACTCTCACGCAACTCACCAGAAATAGCATCAAGAGTAATGGATCTTTATGAAAAACAGCAGCAACACAATATTGAATGTGATGAAAAAATTATTGCTCTTGAAGAAAAAGAGCAAAAGGCACGGCTTACAGAAGTCCCATATCAGCGAAAATTTGCATTTAGGGCTTTGAGGTTTGCAAAACTTCTCGCTCTTGGCGGCCTTATATCTGCTGTATATTTTGCATTTCTTAGATATCCAATCTTGGGAGGTGTTGCCATAACAATTCCTATAGGTATCGGTGTAGCCAATATACTGGGATTCAAATCAACAATTGGTAATATGAAACAAGATAAAGAACAATAAATTACTTTTAATACTTTGCGGGTCATAAAGAGCTACTTTAAATAGATATATAGAAAAATGTAAAGCTAGAAAAATTAGAGAAAATAGCTTTATTGTAAAGATTTATACAGAGCCTATATTTTTTAAAGTAACTTAATGAATACTATAAAAGGACATTAGCATGCTAACCTTCAGTGAACTACTACTAAAACTACAACAATTCTGGGCAGAACAAGGGTGCAACATCGTACAACCTTACGACATCCCATCAGGTGCAGGGACATTTCATCCTGCGACACTGCTTAGAAGTCTAGACTCTAAGCCTTGGTCTGTTGCGTATGTAGCACCATGTAGGAGACCTACTGATGGACGCTATGGAGAGAACCCTAACCGTCTTGGGTCTTACTATCAGTTTCAAGCACTCATTAAACCTAGTCCTGACAATATTCAAGAGCTTTACTTGAAATCTTTGGAGTATTTGGGACTGAACTTACAAGAGCATGACATTCGTTTTGTAGAAGACAACTGGGAGTCACCAACACTTGGTGCGTGGGGGCTTGGCTGGGAAGTATGGCTTGATGGTATGGAGGTAACGCAATTTACCTACTTTCAACAAGTAGGGGGCATCGCGTGTGACCCTGTGGCCGTAGAGATTACCTATGGGACAGAGCGTTTGGCAATGTACTTACAAGGGGTCGATAGCATCTTTGACATTGTATGGAATAAAAACGGTGACGAGGTAACCACTTATGCTGATGTACATAAAGAGAGTGAGTATGAGTTCTCCAAATACCACTTTGAAGTAGCAACGGTGGAAAAGCTTTTTACTCACTTCGATGATGCAAGCAAAGAGTGTAAACTCTGTCTTGAAAAAGGGCTACCACTCCCTGCCTATGACGAATGCATGAAAGCATCACATGCCTTCAATGTGCTTGATGCCCGCAAAGCAATCTCGCAGACACAAAGACAAAATTATATTCTCAAAGTTAGAGAGCTTGCCATTGGGTGTGCACAGTTGTACAAAGCTCAGGAAGAGGAGCGTAATGTACGCATACAGCAAGGAAAGCAGAATAGGTAATAAGATATGCTATTGCAAGATATATATACTTTTTTAGACAACATAAGCCCTTTTGGGTTACAGGAGAAGTGGGATAATTCTGGGCTTATTGTTGGTGACATGAAGCGCAAGGTCTCACAGATTGCTATCTCTCTCGATATTAATGAAGAGATGATAGAAACAGCAGAAGAGGGGACACTTTTTGTAGTGCATCACCCATTGATATTTGACAAACTCACACAGCTTGATTTTGCCAAATATCCTGCCAATCTTCTTGAGAGACTTATCTTAAAAAAACAGTCGCTTATTGCAATGCATACTAACTTTGATCAGACCCATTTAAATCGTTATGTTTTTGAAAAAGTACTGGGATTCACGCTTAAAGAAGAGGTGCCATTTGTCTGCAAGACAGAAGGCAATTGGATGTATGATGGGTTGCTTATGTTACTCAAAGAGAAGTTAAATCTCTCAACATTAAAAGTTGTTGGCAAAAAGGAATGCATTGGCTCCATTGCTATGACAACAGGAGCGGGAGCTTCGCTTATCGATATGGTTAATGTAGACTGCTTTCTCACTGGAGACATTAAGTATCACGATGCTATGAAGGCAATGAGTGAGGGATTAATGATGGTGGAGATAGGGCACTACGAGAGTGAACGTTTTTTTGCCGAAATACTGTTGGAAGAATTGAAAGTTTTACCTATTTTGGCTATAATTGCGAATTCTAAAAATCCGTTTCACTTTGAAACACTATAATCCTAAAGGATAAAGATTGAACAAGCATCTACAAGAACTGATAGAACTTTCACAGATTGATAAATCAGTCGATAACTACAACTTACAACTTGAAGTGGTAGACAAAAAGATAGCAAAAGTACAAAAAAAGATTACTGCAATACAAGAAGAGTTTGATGATCTAAATAAAGAGAGTGAAGAGAATGAGGAGAAAATCAAGGCATTTGAAGAGCAGTTAATACTACTCAAAGAGCAGCTTGAAAGCAATACAAAAAAAGCCAGAGAAATCTCTACAGAGAAAGAGATGAAGGCACTCTCTCTTGAAGAAGATATTGCTAAAGAGAAGATGACCTTTGCCAATGAGGAGATTGAGAGACTTCAGAAGATTAATGAAACCAAAGAAGCACTTACTAAAGAACTTGAGGAGAAGCTTGCTGAGCTTCAAGAGAATTTCAACAAGGTAAACAGTGAGGTCTCTGCAGAAAAAATAGAAATTGAAACAACTAAAGCAGAATATTTTGCAAAGCGTCAGAAGCTTAGCAAGAGTATCGAACAGAAAGTTCTCTCTTTCTATGAAAAGATTCGTGTGTGGGCAGGCAATACAGCAGTTGTTTCAGTGAAGAAGCAGGCATGCTACGGTTGTTATATGAAGCTTAATGACAAGACTTATGCAGAAGTAATCAAAGCAGAAGAAATTGTAAACTGTCCCCACTGTGGTCGTATTCTCCATTTAGAGAGTGTAACCAAAGAAAAGTAATAGAAGTATTTAGCACTAAGTACTCCAAAAGAGTACTTCTTTTAGTCAAGTATGCTAAGTGTTAAAAAAGCAAAGCACTGACTTTGCTAAAATATGAAGGTAGTAAATGTTTTTTTTTATCTACTCAATATGCACCACCTTTATGTATCTTCTCTTGCTTCCTCTTTTTTCTCTTTTTTCCTTCAAATCCAAATACAAAGAGTCCATTCCAGCACGTTTTTTTCTATGGAAAAATCGACCCCTGAAACCTAATGGGATATGGTTCCACTCTTGTAGTTTTGGAGAAGCTAAAGCAATTAAACCATTAGTAGATGCGTTGCCAAAAGAGGTATTGCGCATGACAACCACAACGCAGACAGGTAGGGGTGTTGTCGATTGTTATACACGGCAGAGCTGTTATCTTCCTTTTGAACCGTTACTTTTGGGTTGGCTAAGGCCACAAAAAGTACTGGTGGTTATGGAGGCAGAGTTTTGGTATCTGCTTTTTATGCTAGCAAAACGACGTGGTGCTAGAACCTTCCTTATTAATGCACGTATGAGTGACCACTCTTTTTTAAAGTACCAAAAGATGGCATGGCTCTATCGGCAGATATTTAAACATATTGATGTAGTCTATGCCCAAACACGAACCGATAAAATACGCTTAGAATCCTTAGGTGCGCACCATGTAGTGGTCATGGGAAACATCAAACTTGCCTCCTTACCAAAACCAACAAAACAATTACCAAAACCAAAAACATTGGTTGTATGTGCAGCAAGTACCCATGAAGGGGAAGAGAGGTTGATACTTGAGGCTTTTGCCGCACTCAAAAAAGAACAAAGTGATGCAAAGCTGATTATTGTGCCACGCCACCCTGAACGATTCAAGAAGGTAGTACAGCTTGTAGATAGTTTTGTAGAACAATATGGATTGTTATACCACTGTTATACAGAGAAAGAGAGTGTTGAAAGCGATATTACTGTCATTGATATGCTTGGTGAACTTGTGAATATCTATGCTATTAGTGACGTGGTTATTCTTGGTGGCGCATTCGAACCTATTGGGGGACACAATGCAGCAGAGGCAGCACAGTTTGGTTGTCGTATCATCTCTGGACCACACTATTTTAACCAGAAAGATATTTTTGAAGCAGTAGAGGGAATTGCGATTGTGGAGCCTACCAATCTTTCAAAAAGACTGGTACAATACAAGTTGCTTAAACCAGCCAAAGTACGTACAAATGTAGATGTACTCCCACTTGTAGAGGAACTTAAAAGTGTTCTATCATATGAATAACGATCAAATAACACTACACATTAAAGCACAACCT is a window from the Sulfurovum sp. genome containing:
- a CDS encoding C4-type zinc ribbon domain-containing protein, whose translation is MNKHLQELIELSQIDKSVDNYNLQLEVVDKKIAKVQKKITAIQEEFDDLNKESEENEEKIKAFEEQLILLKEQLESNTKKAREISTEKEMKALSLEEDIAKEKMTFANEEIERLQKINETKEALTKELEEKLAELQENFNKVNSEVSAEKIEIETTKAEYFAKRQKLSKSIEQKVLSFYEKIRVWAGNTAVVSVKKQACYGCYMKLNDKTYAEVIKAEEIVNCPHCGRILHLESVTKEK
- a CDS encoding U32 family peptidase; amino-acid sequence: MIEKNQVELLAPAGNLEKMKIALNYGADAVYGGTSTFSLRIRSGKEFDMDSFEEGINYAHKRGKKVYATVNSFPFNSQIKLYENHIAKIATLKPDALIVSSPGVVKVAHHIAPDIPIHLSTQANVMNAIDAEVYYDLGVKRIIVAREISLKDCEAIKNHLPDLELEVFVHGSMCFAYSGRCLISALQTGRVPNRGSCANDCRFPYEIYAHNPQSGTTFRLDEKEGVGTYIMNAKDMNMASHIDEILNSGVIDSLKIEGRTKSPYYAGVVTKAYRHAIDDYCAGEYNPACYQRELGTTQNRGFTDAYLISRPFERNDAESHTFSIQYGTHQVAGLVSEDGLSWKCKDKTCVGDSVEIVLPMGATVKLVDNEIGKISEVAGQYWLTFKKIETVDNKVHECVHSGYLEPMKLPTRLPSYTILRRKISEALEKKGLKEDSTPMSMEPCCSG
- a CDS encoding histidinol-phosphatase; the encoded protein is MRIDLHNHTTRCNHATGTVDEYIQKAIDLGIDIYGFSEHAPMDFDEGYRLSLDEMDAYVHDILCAKERYKEQIDILLGYEVDWLPEHMNEQVLNADVDYLIGSVHFINKWGFDNPEFIGGWKNRDIDEIWEAYFEANEMMARSGKFDIAGHLDLIKVFKYLPKKDVRLLAKNTLKTIKKNNMVLEINTAGLRKPIGELYPSKALLEEAYDMDIPITFSSDAHAVKQVGFGYETATMIAKEVGYTKAVTFKKRERELITF
- the waaA gene encoding lipid IV(A) 3-deoxy-D-manno-octulosonic acid transferase, with protein sequence MFFFIYSICTTFMYLLLLPLFSLFSFKSKYKESIPARFFLWKNRPLKPNGIWFHSCSFGEAKAIKPLVDALPKEVLRMTTTTQTGRGVVDCYTRQSCYLPFEPLLLGWLRPQKVLVVMEAEFWYLLFMLAKRRGARTFLINARMSDHSFLKYQKMAWLYRQIFKHIDVVYAQTRTDKIRLESLGAHHVVVMGNIKLASLPKPTKQLPKPKTLVVCAASTHEGEERLILEAFAALKKEQSDAKLIIVPRHPERFKKVVQLVDSFVEQYGLLYHCYTEKESVESDITVIDMLGELVNIYAISDVVILGGAFEPIGGHNAAEAAQFGCRIISGPHYFNQKDIFEAVEGIAIVEPTNLSKRLVQYKLLKPAKVRTNVDVLPLVEELKSVLSYE
- the glyQ gene encoding glycine--tRNA ligase subunit alpha — encoded protein: MLTFSELLLKLQQFWAEQGCNIVQPYDIPSGAGTFHPATLLRSLDSKPWSVAYVAPCRRPTDGRYGENPNRLGSYYQFQALIKPSPDNIQELYLKSLEYLGLNLQEHDIRFVEDNWESPTLGAWGLGWEVWLDGMEVTQFTYFQQVGGIACDPVAVEITYGTERLAMYLQGVDSIFDIVWNKNGDEVTTYADVHKESEYEFSKYHFEVATVEKLFTHFDDASKECKLCLEKGLPLPAYDECMKASHAFNVLDARKAISQTQRQNYILKVRELAIGCAQLYKAQEEERNVRIQQGKQNR
- a CDS encoding Nif3-like dinuclear metal center hexameric protein, which translates into the protein MLLQDIYTFLDNISPFGLQEKWDNSGLIVGDMKRKVSQIAISLDINEEMIETAEEGTLFVVHHPLIFDKLTQLDFAKYPANLLERLILKKQSLIAMHTNFDQTHLNRYVFEKVLGFTLKEEVPFVCKTEGNWMYDGLLMLLKEKLNLSTLKVVGKKECIGSIAMTTGAGASLIDMVNVDCFLTGDIKYHDAMKAMSEGLMMVEIGHYESERFFAEILLEELKVLPILAIIANSKNPFHFETL
- the glnA gene encoding type I glutamate--ammonia ligase, giving the protein MGKFVNNITEFNTFCKENEVEFIDFRFTDIKGAWHHITYKRSAVDDGMLEAGLPFDGSSIENWQPINQSDMLLKPDVPTAFLDPFTADSTVIVICDVYDIYKNELYAKCPRSIAKKALKVLEEKGVADAAYFGPENEFFIFDDVKIEDKDNHQSFRVETDEGHWADGADYDEIGNMGHRPRIKGGYFPVMPTDSMVDLRAEMMLLLEEVGLEVVLGHHEVAQGQGEIGIVFSDIITAADNVQKYKYVVKMVAHLNGKTATFMPKPIYNDNGNGMHVHQSLWKNGKNLFYKEGEYANLSKTALDYLSGIFAHKEAVAAFTNASTNSYKRLLPGFEAPRILTYSSQNRSAACRIPYGAGEKATRIETRFPDSTSCPYLAFTVLMMAGLDGIEKGGYDLVGPFNEDLFELTRDELKERKIPELPNSFRDALEGLEKDYNFLAPVMDEEFIKTYVDYQFERHVIPVEGRPTAYEYVSTYSC
- the purE gene encoding 5-(carboxyamino)imidazole ribonucleotide mutase, producing the protein MKFVSIVMGSKSDYAIMQECAKTLEKFGVPYELIISSAHRSPERTKTYIKTAEEKGAQVFIAAAGMAAHLAGAVAASTTKPVLGVPMESGPLKGEDALLSTVMMPSGMPVGTLAIGKAGAVNAAYLAIQIMALQNDELRVKLQEDRISKAKKVELDSLEIEVIL